In Carassius auratus strain Wakin chromosome 36, ASM336829v1, whole genome shotgun sequence, the following are encoded in one genomic region:
- the slc2a10 gene encoding solute carrier family 2, facilitated glucose transporter member 10 isoform X1, translated as MSEHLFKKMGCSVLVLTIIASTLGGLVFGYELGVISGALLQLQAQFSLGCVQQEAVVSALLIGSLSASVIGGWLIDRHGRRTSILLSNLLILGGTIILTTSVCFLALVVGRAIIGFAMSISSMSSCIFVSEMVAPERRGLMVSLYEVGITVGILLAYAANYVFSGVQAGWRYMFGLAIIPSLMQLVSIGFLPHTTGTSEGLLTEDDSQQSDRLAGDMLNPHPTEQVKYSVFDLFKAKDNMCRRTGIGLGLVLSQQFTGQPNVLFYASTILFSVGFQSNASAVLASVGLGVVKVIATLLAMICSDKVGRRSLLIGGCTVLAIGLILTGFLCRESVIDTTKQCTNSLEPHSNLTSPAENQKNMGKNLVSQSTPSTGHQTHDAYEDSNISSHSEDMYKWIIFICMMTVVSAFSVSFGPSKFSWSDTNTTSHRFGIMTWLVLSEIFPKEVRGRAYSFINCFNVGANLIVTFSFLSITDVIGLSGIFFVYGVIGLAAVVFIYLVLPETKGKSLHKIDRELSQTRFFHREEFCNIFQRRHFSPGYQRVHLTSTTT; from the exons ATGAGCGAGCATCTGTTCAAAAAAATGG GTTGTTCTGTCCTGGTGCTCACTATCATTGCATCCACTCTTGGTGGCCTAGTGTTCGGCTACGAGCTCGGAGTAATATCTGGTGCGCTGCTGCAGCTTCAAGCTCAGTTCTCTCTGGGTTGTGTCCAGCAGGAAGCCGTGGTTAGCGCTCTTCTGATCGGATCATTGTCAGCATCAGTGATCGGTGGCTGGCTGATTGATCGTCATGGCAGGAGGACATCCATTTTACTGAGTAATCTTCTCATTTTAGGAGGCACCATCATCTTAACTACGAGCGTATGTTTTTTGGCATTGGTGGTTGGGAGAGCCATCATTGGTTTTGCAATGAGCATTTCTTCCATGAGCTCCTGCATCTTCGTCTCTGAGATGGTTGCTCCCGAACGCAGAGGGTTGATGGTTTCCCTGTACGAAGTTGGAATTACAGTTGGGATCTTGTTGGCTTATGCGGCCAACTATGTTTTCTCCGGTGTCCAAGCAGGATGGAGGTACATGTTTGGACTTGCTATTATACCATCTCTTATGCAGTTGGTGTCCATTGGGTTTTTACCTCACACAACTGGTACCTCTGAAGGCCTCTTAACAGAGGACGATAGCCAGCAATCTGATAGATTAGCAGGGGACATGTTGAATCCGCACCCGACAGAACAAGTTAAATATAGTGTCTTTGACCTTTTCAAAGCCAAAGACAACATGTGCAGAAGAACCGGCATTGGTCTTGGGCTGGTGCTCAGTCAGCAATTCACAGGTCAGCCAAATGTCCTCTTTTACGCTTCCACCATCCTTTTCTCCGTGGGATTTCAGAGCAACGCGTCTGCAGTACTTGCGTCGGTGGGTCTGGGCGTAGTCAAAGTCATTGCTACTCTGTTGGCAATGATATGTTCAGACAAGGTTGGTCGAAGATCCCTTCTGATTGGTGGATGCACAGTGCTGGCTATAGGATTGATACTTACTGGTTTCTTGTGCAGAGAGTCAGTGATTgatacaacaaaacaatgcaCAAATTCATTAGAACCACATTCAAATTTGACCTCACCGGctgaaaaccaaaaaaacatgggCAAAAACTTGGTCAGTCAAAGTACTCCATCTACTGGACATCAAACACATGATGCTTACGAAGATTCAAATATTTCTTCACACTCTGAGGACATGTATAAGTGGATTATTTTTATCTGCATGATGACAGTTGTGAGTGCCTTCTCGGTCAGCTTTGGACCAAGTAAGTTTTCTTGGAGTGATACCAACACAACCAGTCAtaggtttgggatca TGACATGGCTTGTGCTAAGTGAGATATTTCCAAAGGAAGTCAGGGGAAGAGCCTATTCATTCATCAACTGCTTCAATGTGGGGGCCAACCTCATAGTTACCTTTTCTTTCTTGAGTATTACAG ATGTGATAGGGCTGTCTGGAATATTCTTTGTGTATGGAGTTATCGGACTGGCAGCGGTTGTGTTCATCTACCTTGTACTACCAGAAACCAAAGGAAAATCTCTTCATAAAATTGACAGAGAACTCTCTCAGACACG ATTTTTTCACAGAGAGGAATTCTGCAATATTTTCCAAAGAAGACATTTCTCTCCAGGTTATCAGAGAGTTCACTTGACAAGCACAACAACATGA
- the slc2a10 gene encoding solute carrier family 2, facilitated glucose transporter member 10 isoform X2, whose amino-acid sequence MSEHLFKKMGCSVLVLTIIASTLGGLVFGYELGVISGALLQLQAQFSLGCVQQEAVVSALLIGSLSASVIGGWLIDRHGRRTSILLSNLLILGGTIILTTSVCFLALVVGRAIIGFAMSISSMSSCIFVSEMVAPERRGLMVSLYEVGITVGILLAYAANYVFSGVQAGWRYMFGLAIIPSLMQLVSIGFLPHTTGTSEGLLTEDDSQQSDRLAGDMLNPHPTEQVKYSVFDLFKAKDNMCRRTGIGLGLVLSQQFTGQPNVLFYASTILFSVGFQSNASAVLASVGLGVVKVIATLLAMICSDKVGRRSLLIGGCTVLAIGLILTGFLCRESVIDTTKQCTNSLEPHSNLTSPAENQKNMGKNLVSQSTPSTGHQTHDAYEDSNISSHSEDMYKWIIFICMMTVVSAFSVSFGPMTWLVLSEIFPKEVRGRAYSFINCFNVGANLIVTFSFLSITDVIGLSGIFFVYGVIGLAAVVFIYLVLPETKGKSLHKIDRELSQTRFFHREEFCNIFQRRHFSPGYQRVHLTSTTT is encoded by the exons ATGAGCGAGCATCTGTTCAAAAAAATGG GTTGTTCTGTCCTGGTGCTCACTATCATTGCATCCACTCTTGGTGGCCTAGTGTTCGGCTACGAGCTCGGAGTAATATCTGGTGCGCTGCTGCAGCTTCAAGCTCAGTTCTCTCTGGGTTGTGTCCAGCAGGAAGCCGTGGTTAGCGCTCTTCTGATCGGATCATTGTCAGCATCAGTGATCGGTGGCTGGCTGATTGATCGTCATGGCAGGAGGACATCCATTTTACTGAGTAATCTTCTCATTTTAGGAGGCACCATCATCTTAACTACGAGCGTATGTTTTTTGGCATTGGTGGTTGGGAGAGCCATCATTGGTTTTGCAATGAGCATTTCTTCCATGAGCTCCTGCATCTTCGTCTCTGAGATGGTTGCTCCCGAACGCAGAGGGTTGATGGTTTCCCTGTACGAAGTTGGAATTACAGTTGGGATCTTGTTGGCTTATGCGGCCAACTATGTTTTCTCCGGTGTCCAAGCAGGATGGAGGTACATGTTTGGACTTGCTATTATACCATCTCTTATGCAGTTGGTGTCCATTGGGTTTTTACCTCACACAACTGGTACCTCTGAAGGCCTCTTAACAGAGGACGATAGCCAGCAATCTGATAGATTAGCAGGGGACATGTTGAATCCGCACCCGACAGAACAAGTTAAATATAGTGTCTTTGACCTTTTCAAAGCCAAAGACAACATGTGCAGAAGAACCGGCATTGGTCTTGGGCTGGTGCTCAGTCAGCAATTCACAGGTCAGCCAAATGTCCTCTTTTACGCTTCCACCATCCTTTTCTCCGTGGGATTTCAGAGCAACGCGTCTGCAGTACTTGCGTCGGTGGGTCTGGGCGTAGTCAAAGTCATTGCTACTCTGTTGGCAATGATATGTTCAGACAAGGTTGGTCGAAGATCCCTTCTGATTGGTGGATGCACAGTGCTGGCTATAGGATTGATACTTACTGGTTTCTTGTGCAGAGAGTCAGTGATTgatacaacaaaacaatgcaCAAATTCATTAGAACCACATTCAAATTTGACCTCACCGGctgaaaaccaaaaaaacatgggCAAAAACTTGGTCAGTCAAAGTACTCCATCTACTGGACATCAAACACATGATGCTTACGAAGATTCAAATATTTCTTCACACTCTGAGGACATGTATAAGTGGATTATTTTTATCTGCATGATGACAGTTGTGAGTGCCTTCTCGGTCAGCTTTGGACCAA TGACATGGCTTGTGCTAAGTGAGATATTTCCAAAGGAAGTCAGGGGAAGAGCCTATTCATTCATCAACTGCTTCAATGTGGGGGCCAACCTCATAGTTACCTTTTCTTTCTTGAGTATTACAG ATGTGATAGGGCTGTCTGGAATATTCTTTGTGTATGGAGTTATCGGACTGGCAGCGGTTGTGTTCATCTACCTTGTACTACCAGAAACCAAAGGAAAATCTCTTCATAAAATTGACAGAGAACTCTCTCAGACACG ATTTTTTCACAGAGAGGAATTCTGCAATATTTTCCAAAGAAGACATTTCTCTCCAGGTTATCAGAGAGTTCACTTGACAAGCACAACAACATGA